The Deltaproteobacteria bacterium HGW-Deltaproteobacteria-6 genome has a segment encoding these proteins:
- a CDS encoding acyl-[acyl-carrier-protein]--UDP-N-acetylglucosamine O-acyltransferase, with translation MKIHPTAIIAPDAQIEEGVEIGPYAVIGSDVKIGKNTIIGPHAVIEDYTHIGEGCRIYQFASIGAAPQDLKFGGEKTRVIIGNHNTIREFVTIHRGTAADIGMTFIGNHNLIMAYCHIAHNCKLGNNIVLANAATLAGHIHVEDFAIIGGLTGVHQFSRIGAHCIIGGASAVPKDVPPYTMSSGNRIKLYGLNLIGLKRRKFPEKSIKALKEAYRIIFRSGMLLAEALKKAEAEVEDCPEVRYFINFIRESKRGISR, from the coding sequence ATGAAAATTCATCCCACAGCAATTATCGCTCCTGATGCTCAAATTGAGGAAGGCGTTGAAATCGGCCCGTACGCCGTGATTGGAAGCGATGTGAAAATCGGGAAAAATACCATTATCGGCCCGCATGCCGTTATTGAAGATTATACGCACATCGGAGAGGGCTGCCGTATCTATCAATTTGCTTCGATTGGCGCGGCTCCCCAGGATTTGAAGTTCGGCGGCGAAAAGACCCGGGTCATCATCGGCAACCACAATACGATTCGGGAGTTTGTGACGATTCACCGCGGGACCGCCGCGGACATCGGCATGACGTTTATCGGCAATCATAATCTGATTATGGCTTACTGCCATATTGCTCACAACTGCAAACTGGGAAACAATATCGTTCTGGCCAATGCCGCAACGCTTGCCGGTCACATTCACGTTGAAGACTTTGCCATTATCGGCGGATTGACAGGGGTGCATCAATTCTCGCGTATTGGCGCTCACTGTATCATTGGCGGCGCATCGGCCGTTCCGAAGGATGTGCCTCCTTATACGATGTCGTCCGGCAACCGGATTAAACTTTACGGTTTGAATCTCATCGGTTTGAAGAGAAGAAAATTCCCGGAAAAAAGCATCAAGGCGCTCAAAGAGGCGTATCGTATTATTTTCCGTTCCGGCATGCTTTTGGCGGAAGCCCTGAAAAAGGCCGAAGCAGAAGTTGAGGACTGCCCGGAAGTCCGGTATTTTATTAATTTCATCAGGGAGTCCAAACGAGGCATTTCCCGCTGA
- a CDS encoding lipid-A-disaccharide synthase encodes MPPKEINPSPAETTGSRKTKTIMIVAGEASGDMHGAALVREMAGINPSLHFYGIGGSQMEKAGVTLLANNASMAVMGITEIVTKLGSILKTLSMMKKALDSNRPDLVILIDYADFNLRLARAAKKKDIKVFYYISPKVWAWRGGRIAQIKKFVDRMAVIFPFEVDTYAAHGYTVNYVGHPLVDMVKPHGTKQDSRKSIGVSANETTIALLPGSRLAEVNKLLPEMLLAAEIISQKIPGVQFVLPLADTLEEKIILDIGKNSPVKIKVIAGKTYDVIASADLAIVASGTATLETGLLGVPMIIIYKVSLFSELIARMFISIQHMGLVNIIAGKTIAPELIQSDVNGQRMASEALAILLNHEKKQEMIAELQDIRARMGEPGAAGRAAQIACDML; translated from the coding sequence ATGCCTCCTAAAGAAATCAATCCATCCCCCGCGGAGACCACAGGAAGCAGGAAAACAAAGACGATCATGATTGTTGCCGGCGAAGCGTCCGGCGACATGCATGGCGCGGCACTTGTCCGCGAAATGGCCGGAATTAATCCCTCGCTCCATTTTTACGGCATCGGCGGCAGCCAGATGGAAAAAGCGGGAGTCACCCTTCTGGCCAATAATGCCTCGATGGCCGTTATGGGAATAACCGAGATCGTCACTAAACTGGGCAGCATCTTAAAGACGCTCAGTATGATGAAGAAAGCCCTGGACAGCAACAGGCCTGACCTGGTCATTTTGATCGATTATGCCGACTTTAATCTCCGTTTGGCCAGGGCCGCGAAAAAGAAAGACATAAAGGTCTTCTACTATATCAGCCCGAAGGTCTGGGCCTGGCGCGGGGGGAGAATTGCGCAGATCAAAAAATTCGTCGATCGTATGGCCGTCATCTTTCCCTTTGAAGTCGATACCTATGCAGCCCACGGGTACACCGTCAATTATGTCGGTCATCCCTTAGTCGACATGGTCAAACCGCACGGCACAAAGCAGGATTCGAGAAAAAGCATTGGCGTTTCTGCAAACGAAACAACCATCGCGCTTTTGCCGGGCAGCCGGCTCGCGGAAGTAAACAAACTGCTGCCGGAAATGCTGCTGGCCGCTGAAATCATTTCGCAAAAAATACCGGGGGTTCAATTTGTTCTGCCGCTGGCTGATACCCTCGAAGAAAAAATCATATTGGATATCGGCAAAAATTCTCCGGTTAAAATTAAAGTGATTGCCGGCAAAACCTACGATGTTATTGCTTCCGCCGATCTGGCCATTGTTGCATCGGGGACGGCAACGCTGGAAACCGGCTTGCTGGGTGTCCCGATGATTATCATTTACAAGGTCTCGCTTTTTTCGGAGTTGATCGCCAGGATGTTTATCAGCATCCAGCACATGGGGCTGGTCAATATTATTGCGGGAAAAACAATCGCACCGGAGTTGATTCAATCGGATGTTAACGGTCAGCGCATGGCATCCGAGGCGCTGGCTATTTTATTAAACCATGAAAAAAAACAGGAAATGATCGCCGAGCTTCAGGACATCCGCGCCAGAATGGGTGAGCCGGGCGCAGCCGGAAGAGCAGCTCAAATCGCCTGTGATATGCTATAG
- the bamA gene encoding outer membrane protein assembly factor BamA, producing the protein MIFNKKTLQIVIPLVLFILCFLVEAQAQDPRKICILPFDVHTNVGSSALQESVYKHLIGELQQEKKIQVIPAGDFAKSNVVLNKEKAIRAGKTLGADYVVTGSISQFGETLNVDAQIIDVARGTILPSVSVQGKGSAGYEALAGQLKTEILDRTGLLEKIVRIDIAGNRKIGAPAITEKIKSKVGKPLNQADVTDDIKTIYKMGFFLDVSASVTTEPEGKVLTFTVAEKGLISEIRLIGNKALDRDDILGAMTVKTRQSLNQEKIKGDIQKIKELYDTKGYYNAEISDRLEKEGTKDIVLVLEIKENSRVYIRSITFEGNDSFSTKELVNMMTTNTRTLLGFITDSGILKTDQLKQDVQKLTAFYFNSGFVNAQIAEPVITHDDKGIYIKIIVREGKRFKIGKVEISGDYLTKTRDDLFALLKSKTGNYYDREAITKDMETIQLAATDEGYAYADVNPKTVTHEKEQLVDLNFQLTKGELIYISRIGISGNTITRDKVIRRQLSIVEGDLYSSSKLKKSYSGLNYLRYFEEIDFQTEKAPDNKMDINIRVKEKNTGMFMIGAGYSAVDKAIIMAQISQQNFLGYGQTLSLKASLGSTTNNYELSFVEPWLFDLPLWCKADLWNYKSSYDSYTVETKGTGLTLGYPIWDRVTGYVGYKFSIDAIKDVNQATATSYVKRQEGERYTSAMTFSLVYDTTDDSMFPTKGIKASTSVQHAGVPFGGNVEFTKYGGALVGYYSLFKDIVLAGKSKIGYLQNNDVSDDRLPLYERYVLGGLNSLRGLRYVGPTNSGTSDVIGGKTMVTFTAEIVFPLIKDAGMKGVIFYDAGNTWDNNYYLDDLRQTCGAGIRWYSPIGPLRLEYGYVLDRRGLNDDSVGRFEFSIGMMM; encoded by the coding sequence ATGATTTTTAATAAAAAAACATTGCAAATAGTCATCCCGCTGGTTCTTTTCATTCTCTGTTTTCTTGTGGAAGCTCAGGCGCAGGATCCCAGGAAAATATGCATTCTGCCTTTTGACGTCCACACCAACGTCGGGAGCAGCGCCCTGCAGGAATCCGTTTACAAACACCTGATCGGTGAATTGCAGCAGGAAAAGAAAATTCAAGTGATACCGGCGGGTGATTTTGCCAAAAGCAACGTGGTTCTCAATAAAGAAAAGGCCATCAGGGCCGGAAAAACGCTCGGAGCGGACTATGTGGTTACAGGCAGCATCTCCCAGTTCGGGGAGACGCTGAACGTAGACGCACAAATTATCGATGTTGCCCGCGGAACAATCTTACCTTCCGTGTCCGTCCAGGGCAAGGGATCGGCAGGCTACGAGGCGCTGGCCGGTCAGTTAAAAACGGAAATTCTGGACCGCACGGGACTCTTGGAGAAAATTGTGCGGATCGATATTGCGGGAAATCGCAAAATCGGAGCGCCGGCCATCACGGAGAAAATCAAAAGCAAAGTCGGCAAACCTTTGAATCAGGCGGATGTCACGGACGATATTAAAACGATTTACAAAATGGGGTTTTTCCTGGATGTCAGTGCCAGCGTTACAACAGAACCAGAGGGCAAAGTACTGACCTTTACCGTTGCCGAAAAAGGGCTGATATCCGAAATCCGGCTGATTGGCAACAAGGCATTGGACCGCGACGACATTCTGGGCGCCATGACCGTCAAAACCCGCCAGAGCCTCAATCAGGAAAAAATTAAAGGCGATATCCAGAAAATCAAGGAGCTTTACGACACCAAAGGCTATTACAACGCCGAGATAAGCGACCGCCTGGAAAAGGAAGGCACAAAGGATATTGTGCTGGTTCTGGAAATTAAAGAGAACAGCCGGGTCTATATCCGTTCCATCACATTTGAAGGAAACGACTCTTTTTCCACAAAAGAACTGGTCAACATGATGACCACGAATACGCGAACCTTGCTGGGCTTCATTACCGATTCAGGCATCCTGAAAACGGATCAGCTCAAGCAGGATGTTCAGAAATTAACCGCTTTTTATTTCAACAGCGGTTTTGTCAACGCCCAGATCGCCGAACCGGTCATCACGCATGACGACAAAGGCATCTATATCAAAATCATTGTCAGGGAAGGCAAACGATTCAAAATCGGAAAAGTTGAAATTTCCGGTGATTATCTGACAAAAACCAGAGACGATCTATTCGCGCTTTTAAAATCAAAAACAGGAAACTATTATGATCGGGAAGCGATTACAAAGGATATGGAAACCATCCAGCTTGCCGCCACCGATGAAGGTTATGCATATGCCGACGTCAATCCGAAAACCGTCACCCATGAAAAAGAGCAGCTGGTGGATTTGAACTTCCAGCTCACCAAGGGCGAACTCATTTATATTTCCCGCATCGGCATATCCGGAAACACCATCACCCGCGACAAAGTCATCCGGCGGCAGTTATCCATCGTGGAGGGAGATTTGTATTCCTCCAGCAAGCTGAAAAAAAGTTATTCCGGCTTGAACTATCTCCGGTATTTTGAAGAGATTGATTTCCAGACGGAAAAAGCACCGGATAATAAGATGGACATCAATATCCGGGTGAAAGAAAAGAATACGGGGATGTTTATGATCGGCGCGGGGTACAGCGCCGTTGACAAGGCGATTATCATGGCGCAGATCTCCCAGCAGAATTTTCTGGGTTACGGACAGACGTTAAGCCTGAAAGCATCGCTTGGCTCCACAACCAATAATTATGAACTGTCTTTTGTCGAACCATGGCTTTTTGATCTGCCGCTGTGGTGTAAAGCGGATCTCTGGAACTACAAAAGTTCATATGATTCCTACACCGTTGAAACAAAGGGAACCGGATTAACCCTGGGATATCCGATTTGGGACAGGGTTACCGGTTATGTCGGCTACAAGTTCAGCATCGACGCCATTAAGGATGTTAATCAGGCAACCGCCACCAGCTATGTCAAGCGTCAGGAAGGTGAAAGATATACCAGTGCCATGACCTTCAGCCTTGTTTATGACACCACGGACGACAGCATGTTCCCCACCAAGGGAATCAAGGCAAGCACTTCCGTGCAGCACGCCGGGGTGCCTTTTGGCGGCAACGTAGAGTTCACGAAATACGGGGGCGCCCTGGTCGGTTATTACTCGCTCTTCAAGGATATTGTTTTAGCCGGGAAAAGCAAAATCGGGTATCTGCAAAACAATGACGTAAGCGACGACAGACTCCCCCTTTATGAAAGATATGTTCTGGGGGGCTTGAATTCTTTGCGCGGGCTGCGCTATGTCGGTCCGACCAATTCGGGGACCAGCGATGTCATCGGCGGTAAAACCATGGTAACCTTTACGGCGGAAATAGTATTCCCGCTGATCAAAGACGCCGGTATGAAAGGCGTCATATTTTATGACGCCGGCAATACCTGGGACAATAATTATTACCTCGATGATTTGAGGCAAACCTGCGGCGCGGGTATCCGCTGGTATTCGCCCATCGGACCCTTGCGGCTGGAATACGGCTACGTGCTGGATCGCAGAGGATTGAACGACGACAGCGTGGGCCGATTTGAATTCAGCATCGGCATGATGATGTAA
- the lpxD gene encoding UDP-3-O-(3-hydroxymyristoyl)glucosamine N-acyltransferase, producing the protein MKKSIQEIAAMFGGSVIGDEKTMISDIRPIDDAGVDDLTFIANPKYFKMLKTTRAAAILVPPGTVEPGKNLIVVAEPYTVFGKLLALFYPVDHGPVGISPDAYIEEGASVSTEATVLPRAFIGRGARIEKGAVIYPGVFIGRGASVGEDSILYANVSVYANCIIGKRVTLHSGVVIGADGFGFAAPGAGNTKIPQVGIVQIDDDVELGANTTVDRATMGRTWIQRNVKIDNLVQVAHNVVIGENSAIAAQTGISGSTKIGQSVIIGGQVGIVGHISVGDHVMIGASSGVHKNIPAGEIGGGTPFLPYKDFLKVESCKVKLPAMRVKLQNLVKQVAQLEAKINKAGED; encoded by the coding sequence ATGAAAAAAAGCATTCAGGAAATAGCCGCCATGTTCGGCGGCTCCGTCATCGGCGATGAAAAGACGATGATCAGCGATATCCGGCCCATTGACGACGCAGGCGTTGATGATCTGACCTTTATCGCGAACCCGAAGTATTTTAAGATGCTGAAAACGACCCGCGCAGCGGCAATCCTTGTTCCACCGGGAACCGTTGAACCAGGCAAAAATCTGATCGTCGTGGCCGAACCTTATACGGTCTTCGGGAAGCTTCTGGCATTGTTTTATCCGGTCGATCATGGTCCGGTCGGCATCAGTCCTGACGCTTATATCGAAGAAGGCGCCTCAGTTTCGACGGAGGCAACCGTCCTGCCCCGAGCTTTTATCGGCCGCGGCGCCAGGATTGAAAAAGGCGCCGTTATCTACCCCGGCGTGTTTATCGGCCGCGGAGCCTCGGTCGGTGAAGATTCAATCCTTTATGCCAATGTCAGCGTTTATGCCAACTGCATCATCGGCAAACGGGTGACTTTGCATTCGGGTGTCGTGATCGGCGCGGACGGCTTCGGCTTTGCCGCGCCCGGCGCGGGCAACACCAAAATTCCCCAGGTCGGAATCGTGCAAATCGACGACGACGTGGAATTAGGCGCCAATACCACCGTTGACCGGGCCACCATGGGCAGGACCTGGATTCAGCGCAACGTGAAGATTGATAATCTTGTTCAGGTCGCCCATAATGTTGTGATCGGGGAAAATTCCGCCATTGCCGCACAAACCGGCATTTCCGGATCCACCAAAATAGGACAAAGTGTCATCATCGGCGGACAGGTCGGCATCGTCGGCCATATTTCCGTCGGAGATCATGTCATGATCGGCGCGTCATCGGGCGTTCACAAGAATATCCCCGCCGGAGAAATTGGCGGAGGAACACCGTTCCTTCCCTATAAAGATTTTCTGAAAGTGGAGTCCTGCAAGGTTAAACTCCCAGCCATGCGCGTAAAACTGCAAAATCTGGTCAAACAGGTGGCGCAACTTGAAGCAAAAATAAACAAAGCAGGTGAAGATTAA
- the msbA gene encoding lipid A export permease/ATP-binding protein MsbA, whose product METFNRLLLMAKQYYLRFIFAAICMLIAGGLQSALPLIAKPVVDEIFVQKDVSALKWIPFTVIAIFFFKGLCNYAQNILMSSIGLRIVADLRNKLYEQIQKQSLSFFSGHSTGLLMSRITNDVQSVQTASSEAVTALVKDSFMLVCLIGVIFYTDWKLALIAMVVFPLAIYPITLFGRKMRKVTTSTQITMGTLNSLLQETISGTRIVKAFGMEQYENKRFAAENERLFKHYIKAVSVNSITSPLMDFLGGMGIAAVIFYGGYSVLQGNSTPGTFFSFIAALLMLYEPAKRLTNVNNTINQGIAGADRIFSIIDRVPDIEDKPDAAILPPISKSIHMENVTFCYEATPVLKNINLTIRAGEVVAFVGMSGGGKTSLVNLIPRFYDVSEGRVMIDGHDVRDVTLQSLRRQIAIVTQQTILFNDTVKNNIAYGDIERTEEDIINAARAANAHDFITKLPDGYDSNIGELGTKLSGGEKQRISIARALLKNAPILILDEATSSLDTEAEIEVQEALDNLMKGRTTLVIAHRLSTIRNADRIIALVNGKIVEEGNHETLLAKRGEYYRLYNLQFKDEGNGNERLAKDLE is encoded by the coding sequence ATGGAAACTTTCAATCGATTGTTGTTAATGGCCAAGCAGTACTATTTGCGCTTTATCTTCGCCGCAATTTGCATGTTGATCGCCGGAGGCCTGCAATCCGCTCTGCCGCTGATTGCCAAGCCGGTGGTTGACGAGATATTCGTCCAAAAGGATGTTTCCGCGCTGAAATGGATCCCCTTTACAGTCATCGCCATTTTTTTCTTTAAGGGATTGTGCAACTACGCACAGAACATTTTAATGAGTTCCATCGGCCTGCGCATTGTTGCGGACCTGCGCAATAAACTCTATGAGCAAATTCAGAAACAATCCCTGTCCTTTTTTTCCGGACATTCCACCGGCCTTTTGATGTCGAGGATTACGAATGATGTTCAGTCCGTTCAAACCGCGTCATCGGAAGCCGTGACTGCCCTGGTCAAGGACAGTTTTATGCTGGTGTGTCTGATCGGCGTAATCTTTTACACGGACTGGAAACTCGCACTCATCGCGATGGTCGTTTTTCCGCTGGCCATCTATCCCATTACCCTGTTCGGCAGGAAAATGCGCAAAGTGACGACATCCACGCAAATCACGATGGGAACCCTGAATTCTCTTTTACAGGAAACCATTTCCGGAACCCGCATTGTCAAGGCATTCGGAATGGAACAATACGAAAACAAAAGGTTCGCCGCGGAAAACGAGAGACTGTTCAAACATTACATTAAAGCCGTTTCCGTCAATTCCATTACCAGTCCCCTGATGGATTTTCTGGGCGGAATGGGAATTGCCGCCGTAATTTTTTACGGCGGATACAGCGTCCTGCAGGGCAATTCCACGCCCGGCACTTTCTTCTCTTTTATCGCCGCTCTGCTGATGCTTTACGAACCGGCTAAACGGCTTACCAATGTCAATAATACCATCAATCAGGGCATTGCCGGCGCCGACCGTATTTTCAGCATCATCGACCGGGTGCCGGACATTGAAGACAAACCCGATGCCGCCATACTGCCGCCCATCAGCAAAAGTATTCACATGGAAAATGTAACCTTTTGCTATGAAGCCACACCCGTGCTGAAAAACATCAATCTCACCATCAGGGCGGGCGAGGTGGTCGCGTTTGTCGGCATGAGCGGCGGCGGAAAAACGTCGCTGGTCAATCTGATTCCCCGCTTTTACGACGTTTCCGAAGGGCGCGTCATGATTGACGGCCATGATGTGCGTGATGTTACGCTGCAATCCCTGCGCCGGCAGATCGCCATCGTCACCCAGCAGACCATCCTTTTTAATGATACGGTGAAAAACAACATCGCTTATGGTGACATTGAAAGGACCGAAGAAGACATCATCAACGCCGCCCGCGCAGCCAACGCCCACGATTTCATCACCAAATTGCCTGACGGATACGACAGCAACATCGGCGAACTGGGAACCAAACTCTCCGGTGGAGAGAAGCAAAGAATCTCCATTGCCCGCGCGCTGCTGAAAAATGCGCCCATATTAATTCTGGACGAAGCGACCTCTTCTCTGGACACGGAAGCGGAAATCGAGGTGCAGGAAGCGCTGGACAATCTGATGAAAGGGCGCACGACGCTGGTCATCGCGCATCGTCTCTCCACCATCCGCAATGCCGACCGCATCATTGCCCTGGTCAACGGAAAGATCGTGGAAGAAGGCAATCACGAAACCCTGCTGGCTAAAAGGGGCGAATATTACCGGTTGTATAATTTGCAGTTCAAAGATGAAGGAAATGGCAATGAGCGATTGGCAAAGGATCTGGAATAA